The Toxorhynchites rutilus septentrionalis strain SRP chromosome 3, ASM2978413v1, whole genome shotgun sequence genome includes a region encoding these proteins:
- the LOC129774703 gene encoding repressor of RNA polymerase III transcription MAF1 homolog: MKLLESTSFEAINNALHIQTGDSTIHGRIESYSCKMAGNDKALYKRFTSEQAPTDLQALSPPQTLQDFSPQIFRSSLSGDEGATLCDTISRKTLFYLVATLNSAFEPDYDFSDAKSHEFSKEPSLQWVLNSIESNLSAVAGEQYHKIRTALWSTIEDEISLNDCDIYSYNPDLNSDPFGEPGCLWSFNYFFYNKKLKRIVFFTCRAINSVYADSGFSSDFAMEDEECY; this comes from the exons ATGAAGCTCTTGGAAAGTACCAGCTTTGAGGCGATAAACAACGCTTTGCACATCCAAACCGGGGACAGTACCATCCATGGTCGCATCGAGAGTTATTCCTGTAAAATGGCGGGCAACGATAAGGCTCTATACAAACGTTTCACTTCGGAGCAGGCTCCAACCGATTTGCAGGCCTTATCGCCACCGCAAACACTGCAGGATTTCTCGCCGCAAATCTTCCGTAGCTCATTATCTGGAGACGAAGGTGCTACCCTCTGCGATACGATTTCACGCAAGACTTTGTTCTACCTGGTGGCTACGCTAAATTCGGCATTTGAACCGGATTATGACTTCAGTGACGCAAAG AGTCACGAGTTCAGTAAGGAGCCATCGTTGCAGTGGGTACTCAACTCAATTGAGAGCAATCTCTCGGCGGTAGCTGGTGAACAGTATCACAAGATCCGTACCGCCCTCTGGTCCACCATCGAGGATGAAATCTCGCTGAACGATTGTGACATTTATAGCTACAATCCGGATCTCAACTCGGATCCGTTCGGCGAACCCGGATGTTTGTGGTCGTTCAATTactttttctacaataaaaagcTGAAGCGCATCGTTTTCTTCACGTGCAGGGCCATCAA TTCGGTTTATGCAGATTCTGGATTCAGCAGTGATTTTGCAATGGAGGACGAGGAATGCTACTAA